A part of Gracilimonas sediminicola genomic DNA contains:
- a CDS encoding ATP-binding protein yields the protein MYYLEYILCNNFIYTSNIDGFLGGITLTSLLMKITGTFKRDVDELQNIFDFLKKNWAGYEVNENDQRKIELSVEEIFMNMVRHNPNAEFDIKLIVEKKNRKIILSLSDFEEKPFDITQARDVNFEEYFRQKKSGGLGIHLVKEIMDDIKFVHRNGISTITITKLI from the coding sequence ATGTATTATTTAGAGTACATTTTATGCAATAATTTTATATATACATCAAATATTGACGGTTTTCTGGGTGGTATAACACTGACTTCTCTGCTTATGAAAATTACGGGTACTTTTAAACGGGATGTTGATGAATTACAGAACATATTCGACTTCCTTAAAAAAAATTGGGCGGGTTATGAGGTCAATGAAAATGATCAACGAAAGATTGAATTATCCGTTGAAGAAATTTTCATGAACATGGTTCGGCATAATCCGAATGCAGAGTTTGATATTAAACTAATAGTTGAAAAAAAGAATCGTAAGATTATATTAAGCCTGAGTGATTTTGAAGAAAAGCCATTTGATATAACTCAAGCGAGAGATGTTAACTTTGAGGAATATTTCAGGCAAAAAAAATCCGGGGGATTGGGTATTCACCTGGTTAAAGAAATTATGGATGATATCAAGTTTGTTCATCGGAACGGGATATCGACCATAACAATCACAAAATTGATTTAG
- a CDS encoding 6-pyruvoyl trahydropterin synthase family protein, with translation MTFVTRRAHFNAAHRLHNPDKSEEWNRETFGKCNLPNWHGHNYIIEVTVTGEPDPETGYTIDLGKLKSIIKEKVLDPCDHKNLNLDVDFLQGIIPTTENLVRAFFDELRPDVEAACSKDGKLYKVKLYETERNIAEYCPYRGL, from the coding sequence TTGACGTTTGTAACACGCAGAGCCCATTTTAATGCCGCCCACCGCCTTCATAATCCCGATAAGAGTGAGGAGTGGAATCGGGAAACGTTTGGTAAGTGCAACCTTCCAAACTGGCACGGCCATAACTATATAATTGAAGTTACCGTAACCGGTGAGCCTGATCCGGAGACGGGGTATACCATTGATCTTGGTAAATTAAAATCCATTATCAAAGAGAAGGTTCTGGATCCCTGCGATCATAAAAACCTGAATCTGGATGTAGATTTTTTGCAGGGAATCATTCCCACAACGGAAAACCTGGTTCGTGCTTTTTTCGACGAATTGCGCCCTGATGTGGAAGCCGCCTGTTCCAAAGACGGAAAGTTGTACAAGGTTAAGCTGTACGAAACCGAACGAAATATTGCCGAATATTGTCCGTACAGAGGACTATAA
- a CDS encoding flavodoxin family protein encodes MANPDFSSLKALYINCTLKKSPRESHTRKLIEVSMNIMEKEGVEAECIRLVDHDVAYGVYPDMKEQGVDTDEWPELWKKVEAADILVVGTPIWLGEKSSVATKLIERLYAMSGLQNERGQYLFYGKAGGCIVTGNEDGIKHCAMGVLYALQHIGYSIPPQADAGWIGEAGPGPSYGDESKNGPVGFDNEFTQRNTTFMTYNLLHLAKMLKEHGGYPAYGNSRKEWDDGTRWNFENPEYR; translated from the coding sequence ATGGCAAATCCTGATTTTTCCAGTCTGAAGGCCTTATATATTAACTGCACGTTGAAAAAATCACCCAGGGAAAGTCATACCCGAAAGCTGATTGAAGTGTCAATGAACATCATGGAGAAAGAGGGCGTGGAAGCTGAATGTATCCGTCTGGTTGATCATGATGTAGCCTATGGTGTGTATCCTGATATGAAAGAGCAGGGAGTAGATACCGATGAATGGCCGGAGCTTTGGAAGAAAGTGGAGGCTGCAGATATACTTGTAGTCGGAACGCCGATTTGGCTGGGGGAGAAGTCGTCGGTAGCAACCAAGCTTATTGAACGGCTGTATGCTATGAGTGGACTCCAGAATGAAAGGGGACAATATCTCTTTTACGGAAAAGCCGGAGGTTGTATTGTAACGGGTAATGAAGACGGAATAAAGCATTGTGCAATGGGTGTATTGTATGCCCTTCAGCATATCGGGTACAGTATTCCCCCACAGGCGGATGCAGGCTGGATCGGAGAAGCAGGACCCGGACCAAGCTATGGAGATGAAAGTAAAAACGGGCCGGTTGGGTTTGATAACGAGTTTACCCAGAGAAACACCACTTTTATGACCTATAACCTGCTTCATTTGGCAAAAATGCTCAAGGAACACGGCGGGTATCCCGCTTATGGAAACTCGCGAAAAGAGTGGGATGATGGCACTCGGTGGAACTTTGAAAACCCGGAATACCGGTAG
- the folE2 gene encoding GTP cyclohydrolase FolE2 yields MIKNEIQRFYDPTFTVTEEYKESLPDLQNGPASLIEGANVPIQQVGISNFKLPLKFRRREGDPITLEASVDGYVSLEMDKKGINMSRIMRTFYKFQDKVFHLDRLEEILRAYKDDLDSQESFLRVSFNYPLLKDSLRSDMKGYQYYKVSFEGRLDNYNQFQKYMHLDFEYSSACPCSYELSEHARETREVAAIPHSQRSVANVTVALKDEFFVEDLVNICRTALQTETQVMVKREDEQAFAELNGAYQKFVEDAARLLYDELDSYNSIRDFVVRCVHMESLHSHDAVSRICKGLPNGLR; encoded by the coding sequence ATGATTAAGAATGAAATACAACGATTTTATGACCCTACCTTCACGGTAACGGAAGAATACAAAGAATCCCTGCCTGATTTACAGAATGGGCCGGCTTCTCTTATAGAAGGGGCAAATGTCCCTATCCAGCAGGTGGGCATTTCCAATTTCAAGCTTCCGCTGAAGTTCAGACGAAGAGAAGGCGACCCCATTACGCTTGAGGCTTCTGTAGATGGATATGTAAGTCTTGAAATGGATAAGAAGGGGATTAACATGAGTCGGATCATGCGCACCTTTTATAAGTTCCAGGATAAGGTTTTTCATCTCGACCGACTTGAAGAAATTTTACGGGCATACAAAGATGATTTAGATAGCCAGGAATCTTTTTTGAGAGTCAGTTTCAACTATCCGCTGCTCAAAGACAGTCTGCGTTCCGACATGAAAGGGTACCAGTACTACAAGGTTTCCTTTGAGGGACGGCTGGACAATTACAATCAGTTTCAGAAATACATGCACCTCGATTTTGAATACAGCAGTGCATGTCCGTGCTCGTACGAGTTGTCTGAACATGCTCGTGAAACCCGTGAAGTAGCTGCCATACCTCACAGCCAGCGAAGCGTGGCTAATGTGACGGTAGCGCTGAAGGATGAGTTTTTCGTAGAGGATTTGGTCAATATCTGTCGAACAGCCCTTCAAACTGAAACACAGGTTATGGTGAAAAGGGAAGACGAACAGGCGTTTGCAGAACTGAACGGAGCTTATCAAAAATTCGTGGAAGATGCCGCTCGTCTTCTTTATGATGAATTGGACAGCTACAACAGCATCCGTGATTTTGTAGTCCGATGTGTACACATGGAAAGCTTGCACAGCCATGATGCGGTAAGCAGAATTTGTAAAGGACTCCCGAATGGTTTGAGATAA
- a CDS encoding STAS domain-containing protein translates to MLKIEEVSENELKFIGEFSASQESIASDKLSEHEETLTIDMGELKYISSMGLGVLVKTNHRLNENGHSLRLKNLNSHIKDIFKFTRLDQVFDLID, encoded by the coding sequence ATGCTGAAGATTGAAGAAGTAAGTGAAAACGAGTTAAAGTTTATTGGTGAGTTTAGTGCAAGTCAGGAAAGCATTGCTTCTGATAAGCTTTCTGAGCATGAAGAGACTTTGACCATTGATATGGGGGAATTAAAATACATTTCAAGCATGGGGTTAGGGGTGTTGGTAAAAACAAACCACAGGCTGAATGAAAACGGGCACTCGCTCAGGTTAAAAAACCTGAACAGTCATATTAAAGATATTTTCAAATTTACCCGCCTTGACCAGGTATTTGATTTAATCGATTAG
- a CDS encoding RNA polymerase sigma factor has protein sequence MADVGDYDLIKRCLNGDNSAFDLLVKRYERQMYRTAWGIVKNSDTAKDITQTGFLKCWKKLHTYNPDFKFYSWLYRIMVNESLNHLRNKKTHSSLSLYHSSGENPYLKLLKKEENRILAKCIGELPTDYRVVIQLRHFEELSYKEIAGILDIEPRTVKSRLYTARIQLREKLL, from the coding sequence ATGGCTGATGTAGGTGACTATGATCTTATCAAACGTTGTCTGAATGGGGACAATAGTGCTTTTGACCTTTTGGTAAAGCGATATGAGCGCCAGATGTACAGAACAGCATGGGGTATTGTTAAAAACTCAGATACAGCCAAAGATATAACCCAAACTGGATTTCTGAAGTGCTGGAAAAAGCTGCATACCTACAACCCTGATTTTAAATTTTACAGCTGGCTGTATCGAATAATGGTAAATGAGTCTCTTAATCACCTAAGAAACAAAAAAACACATTCCAGCCTGTCACTGTATCATAGTAGCGGAGAAAACCCTTATTTAAAATTATTAAAAAAAGAGGAAAACAGAATTCTGGCGAAATGTATTGGTGAGCTGCCTACAGATTATCGGGTTGTAATCCAATTAAGACATTTCGAAGAACTAAGCTATAAAGAAATTGCAGGCATTTTGGACATAGAACCCAGAACAGTAAAATCGCGATTATACACGGCAAGAATTCAATTGCGTGAAAAACTGCTTTAG